One window of Apteryx mantelli isolate bAptMan1 chromosome 8, bAptMan1.hap1, whole genome shotgun sequence genomic DNA carries:
- the IER5 gene encoding immediate early response gene 5 protein: MEFKLEAHRIVSISLGKIYSARGQRGGLKLHKNLLVSLVLRSARQVYLSEPCCPPEPPAAPRAPPEEPPPPPCAAAAAWAPGEPPPPLPRDEAPRGGPRRPGADCESPRARRCCCGGCCCEAGGGGAAPPLPCCSRKRGAGERGQAGSPVKKPRREAEAPPPPPPGEQEDMETGNVASLISIFGSSFSGLLGKEPPRRRRAPRDGGEAAAPAEAAAAEPGQICCDEPVLRTLNPWSTAIVAF; the protein is encoded by the coding sequence ATGGAGTTCAAGCTGGAGGCGCACCGCATCGTCAGCATCTCGCTGGGCAAGATCTACAGCGCGCGGGGCCAGCGCGGCGGCCTCAAGCTGCACAAGAACCTCCTGGTGTCGCTGGTGCTGCGCAGCGCCCGGCAGGTCTACCTGAGCGAGCCCTGCTGCCCGCccgagccgcccgccgccccccgcgcgccgccggaggagccgccgccgccgccctgcgctgccgccgccgcgtgGGCGCCcggcgagccgccgccgccgctgccgcgggacGAGGCGCCTaggggcggcccgcggcggcccggcgcggacTGCGAGAGCCCCCGGGCGcggcgctgctgctgcggcggctgctgctgcgaggcgggcggcgggggcgcggcgccgccgctgccctgcTGCTCCCGGAAGCGCGGCGCCGGCGAGCGGGGCCAGGCGGGCTCCCCGGTGAAGAAGCCCCGCCGCGAggcggaggcgccgccgcccccgccgccgggcgagCAGGAGGACATGGAGACGGGCAACGTGGCCAGCCTCATCAGCATCTTCGGCTCCAGCTTCTCGGGACTGCTCGGCAaggagcccccgcggcggcggcgggcgccccgcgacggcggggaggcggcggcgcccgccgaggcggcggcggccgagccggGGCAGATCTGCTGCGACGAGCCGGTGCTGCGGACCCTCAACCCCTGGAGCACGGCCATCGTGGCCTTCTGA